From Neisseria musculi, the proteins below share one genomic window:
- a CDS encoding transposase has translation MEKSIIIMDNISFHHVTVLAETAEKQRYKALLSAPCLPEELNLIEKAWADIKKHLRKVLPDREGFTGTLLRYEVFIN, from the coding sequence ATGGAAAAATCCATCATTATTATGGATAATATAAGTTTCCACCACGTGACTGTTTTGGCGGAAACGGCGGAGAAACAGAGGTACAAAGCTTTGCTGTCTGCACCTTGTCTGCCCGAGGAGCTTAATCTGATTGAGAAGGCATGGGCAGATATTAAAAAGCATTTACGGAAAGTTTTACCTGATAGGGAAGGTTTTACGGGTACACTATTACGATACGAAGTTTTTATTAATTAA
- the edd gene encoding phosphogluconate dehydratase yields the protein MTEIHPKLAAVTERITERSRPTREAYLMRIRALRQQGRVERDQLGCSNLAHGYAAMPKTIKIEMLKHNIPNLGMITAYNDMVSAHQPFAEFPAWIKDEAQKHGATAQVAGGTPAMCDGITQGYEGMELSLFSRDVIAMSTAIGLSHQMFDGALFFGVCDKIVPGLVMGALSCGHIPGIFVPAGPMTSGIGNKEKARTRQLFAEGKVGRDALLESEMGSYHSPGTCTFYGTANSNQMMMEMMGLHLPAAAFFNPYTPMREALTRHAVAHLAESIKNQTAKPIGEMLNEKSFVNAVIGLMATGGSTNHTMHLVAMARTAGIILNWDDFDEISSIVPLLIRVYPNGQADVNHFAATGGLPFVIRELRNNGLLHDDVETVVGYGMEVYTKEPFLIDGKLEWRDAVAESRNEDILRPFSRPFSPDGGLRLMKGNIGRGVIKVSAVKDSQRVIEAPAIVFNDQKEVLAAFERGELERDFVCVVRFQGPRANGMPELHKLTPPLAILLDRGFKVALVTDGRMSGASGKVPASIHMSPEALLGGGIGKIRTGDLIRFDSVTGELTALVDEKEWAARETPEHDLSNNHYGVGRELFAGFRSITGSAETGAVSLGGSFT from the coding sequence ATGACCGAAATCCATCCCAAACTTGCCGCCGTCACAGAGCGCATCACCGAACGCAGCCGCCCCACGCGGGAAGCTTATTTGATGCGTATCCGCGCACTCAGGCAGCAGGGGCGTGTCGAGCGCGACCAATTGGGCTGCTCCAATCTCGCACACGGCTATGCTGCCATGCCCAAAACCATCAAAATCGAAATGCTCAAACACAATATTCCCAATTTGGGCATGATTACTGCTTATAACGATATGGTTTCCGCCCACCAGCCGTTTGCCGAATTTCCCGCATGGATTAAAGACGAAGCGCAAAAACACGGCGCAACCGCCCAGGTGGCCGGAGGCACGCCCGCCATGTGCGACGGCATCACCCAAGGCTATGAAGGCATGGAGCTTTCACTGTTTTCGCGCGATGTGATTGCCATGAGCACCGCAATCGGCCTGTCGCACCAAATGTTTGACGGCGCACTGTTTTTCGGGGTATGCGACAAAATCGTGCCCGGCTTGGTGATGGGGGCGCTCAGCTGCGGCCATATTCCCGGAATTTTCGTGCCCGCAGGGCCGATGACCAGCGGCATCGGCAACAAAGAAAAAGCCCGCACCCGCCAATTGTTTGCAGAAGGCAAAGTCGGCCGCGATGCGCTGCTCGAAAGCGAAATGGGTTCTTACCACAGCCCCGGCACCTGCACTTTTTACGGCACCGCCAACTCCAATCAGATGATGATGGAAATGATGGGGCTGCACCTGCCCGCCGCCGCCTTTTTCAACCCCTACACTCCGATGCGCGAAGCGCTCACCCGCCACGCTGTCGCCCATTTGGCCGAAAGCATCAAAAACCAAACCGCCAAGCCCATAGGCGAAATGTTGAATGAAAAATCGTTTGTCAATGCCGTTATCGGCCTGATGGCCACCGGCGGCTCCACCAACCACACCATGCACCTGGTGGCAATGGCGCGTACGGCCGGCATCATTCTCAATTGGGACGATTTCGATGAAATCTCTTCGATTGTGCCGCTGCTGATCCGCGTTTATCCCAACGGTCAGGCCGATGTCAATCATTTCGCCGCCACCGGCGGCCTGCCGTTTGTGATTCGCGAGCTGCGCAACAACGGCCTGCTGCACGATGATGTGGAAACCGTGGTCGGATACGGCATGGAAGTCTACACTAAAGAGCCGTTTCTGATTGACGGCAAACTCGAATGGCGTGATGCCGTGGCCGAAAGCCGCAACGAAGATATTCTGCGTCCGTTTTCCCGCCCGTTTTCACCCGATGGCGGCCTGCGCCTGATGAAGGGCAACATCGGCCGCGGCGTGATTAAAGTGTCTGCCGTGAAAGACAGCCAGCGCGTTATCGAAGCCCCCGCCATTGTGTTCAACGACCAAAAAGAAGTGCTGGCCGCATTCGAGCGCGGCGAGTTGGAGCGCGATTTCGTGTGTGTGGTGCGCTTTCAAGGGCCGCGCGCCAACGGTATGCCGGAATTGCACAAACTCACCCCGCCTTTGGCGATTCTGCTGGATCGCGGCTTCAAAGTGGCTTTGGTTACCGATGGGCGCATGTCGGGCGCATCAGGCAAAGTACCGGCCTCTATCCACATGAGCCCCGAAGCCCTACTCGGCGGCGGTATCGGCAAAATCCGCACCGGCGACTTAATCCGCTTCGATTCCGTTACCGGCGAGCTCACCGCATTGGTCGATGAAAAAGAATGGGCTGCGCGCGAAACCCCCGAACACGATTTGAGCAACAACCATTACGGCGTAGGCCGCGAGCTGTTTGCAGGCTTCCGCAGCATCACCGGCAGCGCCGAAACCGGCGCCGTCAGCTTGGGAGGCAGCTTCACCTGA
- a CDS encoding bifunctional 4-hydroxy-2-oxoglutarate aldolase/2-dehydro-3-deoxy-phosphogluconate aldolase — translation MNPRDILSAGAVVPVMSIDNIDTAVDLANALVEGGIPTLEITLRTEHGLKAIELIKKEVKGAIVGAGTVTNPDQLKAVEDAGAQFAISPGLHQSLAKAAGSSGIPLIPGVATPGEVQLALEYGIDTLKLFPAEMVGGKAMLKALYGPYAHVRFCPTGGITPETAPEYLKLPNVLCVGGTWLTPKTAVANKDWATITRLAQEASTLK, via the coding sequence ATGAATCCACGCGATATTCTTTCTGCCGGTGCAGTCGTTCCCGTGATGTCCATCGACAACATCGACACAGCCGTTGATCTGGCGAACGCCTTGGTTGAGGGCGGCATTCCCACTCTCGAAATCACCCTGCGCACCGAACACGGCCTCAAAGCCATCGAACTGATTAAAAAAGAAGTAAAAGGCGCCATTGTCGGCGCAGGCACCGTAACCAACCCCGACCAGCTCAAAGCCGTTGAAGACGCAGGCGCACAGTTTGCCATCAGCCCCGGCCTGCATCAATCGCTGGCAAAAGCCGCAGGCAGCAGCGGAATCCCATTGATTCCCGGGGTGGCCACGCCCGGCGAAGTACAACTCGCCCTCGAGTACGGCATCGACACCTTGAAACTGTTTCCCGCCGAAATGGTGGGCGGCAAAGCCATGCTCAAAGCCCTCTACGGCCCCTATGCCCACGTACGCTTCTGCCCCACCGGCGGCATCACTCCCGAAACCGCTCCCGAATATCTCAAACTGCCCAACGTATTGTGCGTAGGCGGCACTTGGCTCACACCCAAAACAGCCGTAGCAAACAAAGATTGGGCAACCATCACCCGTTTGGCTCAAGAAGCATCAACATTGAAATAA